A single genomic interval of Flavobacterium sp. N2820 harbors:
- a CDS encoding thioredoxin family protein — protein sequence MAQTPSNMLPLGTIAPDFNLKDTNSNEFKTFEACKGEKGTVVLFICNHCPFVLHVMEEVLKVVNDYRVQGIGFVAISSNDVIKYPQDAPELMTEFAFENGFEFPYLYDETQEVAKAYDAACTPDFYLFDNQNKLVYRGQLDDSRPANGIPLSGSDLRSAIDGVVTNRLINPEQKPSIGCNIKWK from the coding sequence ATGGCTCAAACTCCTTCTAACATGTTACCACTGGGCACAATTGCTCCTGATTTTAATTTGAAAGATACTAATTCAAATGAATTTAAAACTTTTGAAGCGTGCAAAGGTGAAAAAGGAACGGTTGTCCTATTCATTTGCAATCATTGTCCGTTTGTACTTCATGTAATGGAAGAAGTGCTAAAAGTGGTGAACGATTATCGTGTGCAAGGCATTGGTTTTGTAGCAATTTCAAGCAACGATGTAATAAAATATCCTCAAGATGCACCAGAATTAATGACAGAATTTGCCTTTGAAAACGGATTTGAATTCCCATATTTATATGACGAAACACAAGAAGTAGCCAAAGCCTACGATGCCGCTTGTACTCCCGATTTTTATCTTTTCGACAATCAAAATAAATTGGTTTATAGAGGCCAATTAGATGATAGCCGACCAGCAAATGGTATTCCATTAAGTGGTTCCGATTTAAGAAGCGCTATTGATGGTGTGGTTACAAATCGACTAATTAATCCTGAGCAGAAACCGAGTATTGGGTGTAATATTAAGTGGAAATAA
- a CDS encoding c-type cytochrome: MKTKLIAIASVFILTLACSPKIQLPSEDKLPPPEIPMSPELVEGKTLFLNNCSKCHDLYSPKDFNAEQWKPIMLSMQKKAEISDEEREKIYAYLTK; encoded by the coding sequence ATGAAAACTAAATTAATTGCGATTGCTTCCGTTTTTATTTTAACTTTAGCTTGTTCGCCAAAAATTCAACTTCCATCTGAAGATAAACTTCCACCACCAGAAATACCTATGAGTCCTGAATTAGTTGAGGGAAAAACATTATTTTTAAACAATTGTTCTAAGTGTCACGATTTATATAGTCCTAAAGATTTTAATGCAGAGCAATGGAAGCCAATTATGTTAAGTATGCAGAAAAAAGCTGAAATTTCAGATGAAGAAAGAGAAAAAATTTATGCTTATCTAACAAAATAG
- the rocD gene encoding ornithine--oxo-acid transaminase — protein sequence MSVLEKMNSAEAIALEDKYGAHNYHPLPVVLSRGEGVYVWDVEGKKYYDFLSAYSAVNQGHCHPKIVGAMVAQAQTLTLTSRAFYNDKLGVYEQFVTDYFGFDKVLPMNTGAEAVETALKLCRKWAYEKKGIHENEAQIIVCDGNFHGRTTTIISFSNDENARKNFGPYTAGFISIPYDDIEALERAVNSSKNIAGFLVEPIQGEAGVYKPTTDYLKKAKAICAANNVLFIADEVQTGIARTGSLLAVCGNCTCESKCEKQATYTQPDILILGKALSGGAYPVSAVLANNSIMNVIKPGQHGSTFGGNPVAAAVAMAALEVVSEESLSQNARKLGKIFRDELGKFIETSNIATLVRGKGLLNAVVINDTEESDTAWNICVRLAANGLLAKPTHGNIIRFAPPLVMTEEQLRDCVSIIISTLKEFEK from the coding sequence AGACAAATACGGTGCACACAATTATCATCCACTACCAGTAGTTTTGAGTAGAGGAGAAGGAGTTTATGTTTGGGATGTAGAAGGGAAAAAATATTATGATTTTCTTTCGGCATATTCTGCAGTAAATCAAGGGCATTGCCATCCTAAAATTGTAGGAGCAATGGTAGCACAAGCTCAAACACTAACTTTAACATCAAGAGCATTTTATAATGATAAATTAGGCGTTTATGAACAGTTTGTAACCGACTATTTTGGATTTGATAAAGTATTACCAATGAACACAGGTGCTGAAGCAGTAGAAACAGCATTAAAATTGTGTAGAAAATGGGCATACGAGAAAAAAGGGATACATGAAAATGAAGCACAAATTATCGTTTGTGATGGCAATTTCCACGGAAGAACTACAACGATTATCTCATTCTCAAATGATGAAAATGCGCGTAAAAATTTTGGTCCTTATACCGCAGGATTTATAAGTATACCTTATGATGACATTGAAGCGTTAGAAAGAGCCGTTAACTCATCAAAAAATATTGCAGGATTCCTGGTAGAACCAATTCAAGGTGAAGCGGGCGTTTATAAACCTACAACAGATTATCTTAAAAAAGCAAAAGCAATTTGTGCAGCTAATAATGTTTTGTTTATTGCTGATGAAGTGCAAACAGGAATTGCAAGAACAGGTTCATTATTAGCGGTTTGTGGTAATTGTACATGCGAATCAAAATGTGAAAAACAAGCAACTTATACGCAACCTGATATTTTAATTTTAGGAAAAGCGTTATCTGGAGGTGCTTATCCAGTTTCGGCGGTTTTAGCAAATAATAGTATTATGAATGTGATAAAGCCAGGACAACATGGTTCAACTTTTGGAGGAAATCCAGTTGCTGCTGCTGTTGCCATGGCTGCTTTGGAAGTAGTTTCTGAGGAAAGTTTATCTCAAAACGCAAGAAAATTAGGGAAAATTTTCCGAGATGAATTAGGTAAATTTATTGAAACTTCTAACATCGCAACATTAGTTAGAGGAAAAGGATTATTGAATGCCGTTGTAATTAACGATACTGAAGAAAGCGATACGGCTTGGAATATTTGTGTTCGTTTAGCAGCAAACGGATTATTAGCAAAACCAACACACGGAAACATCATTCGTTTTGCACCACCTCTAGTAATGACAGAAGAGCAATTGAGAGATTGTGTTTCTATAATTATTAGTACTTTGAAAGAATTTGAAAAGTAG
- a CDS encoding FMN-binding glutamate synthase family protein: protein MSQKKLFGKLNARHIIWLITLSFFIGTLFLVFYYKVHSVFLSAPFIALFLVLIDSTQTKHSVRKNYPLVGRLRYLFESVRPEFRQYFFEGELDGKPFNRRQRSIVYQRAKNEKQTISFGMQDDPNRIGYEWAAHSVYPKKADEKKFRTLIGGSKCLQPYNASIYNISAMSYGALSKTAITSLNEGAKLGNFAHNTGEGGISDYHLMGGDLIWQIGTGYFGCRDEKGNFSSELFAQKANYEEVKMIELKLSQGAKPGHGGLLPAEKNTPEIAKIRNIKPFTTVHSPSGHTAFSNATELLYFIGRLRELSNFKPVGFKICIGRKDEFIAIVKAMLHTKIYPDFITIDGAEGGTGAAPLEFIDYMGMALSDAIVFVNQTLKEYGLRDEIKILASGKIISAFDIAKTLALGADACYSARGMMFALGCIQALQCDSGKCPVGIATQDKSLYKGLNVTDKRVRVANFHKNTLKAFGEFIGACGFEDPKEITPDFLYKRVEHNSNQNFTEIYYPEKENNNMQYINLN, encoded by the coding sequence ATGTCACAAAAAAAACTTTTTGGGAAGCTAAACGCGCGCCATATTATTTGGTTAATCACACTTTCTTTTTTTATAGGAACCCTTTTCTTGGTCTTTTATTATAAAGTACATTCCGTCTTTTTAAGTGCGCCATTTATCGCATTGTTTCTCGTATTAATTGATAGTACACAAACAAAACATTCTGTTCGAAAAAATTACCCATTAGTAGGTAGATTACGTTATTTATTTGAATCGGTTCGACCTGAATTTCGTCAATACTTTTTTGAAGGTGAATTAGATGGAAAACCATTTAATAGAAGACAACGCTCTATTGTGTATCAAAGAGCGAAAAACGAAAAGCAAACCATTTCCTTTGGAATGCAAGACGACCCAAACCGCATTGGATATGAATGGGCGGCACATTCAGTATATCCGAAAAAAGCGGATGAGAAAAAATTTAGAACACTAATTGGTGGCTCAAAATGTTTACAACCCTACAATGCTAGTATTTATAATATCAGCGCTATGAGTTATGGTGCCTTGAGTAAAACTGCTATTACTTCTTTAAATGAAGGAGCTAAACTTGGAAATTTTGCACATAATACAGGTGAAGGCGGAATTAGTGATTACCACTTAATGGGAGGCGATTTGATTTGGCAAATTGGAACAGGATATTTTGGATGTAGAGATGAAAAGGGAAATTTTTCGAGTGAATTATTTGCTCAAAAAGCCAATTATGAAGAAGTAAAGATGATTGAATTAAAATTATCTCAAGGTGCAAAACCGGGTCATGGCGGATTACTTCCAGCAGAAAAAAACACGCCTGAAATAGCAAAAATCAGAAATATCAAACCTTTTACAACCGTTCATTCTCCATCTGGACATACTGCTTTTTCAAATGCTACCGAATTATTGTATTTTATTGGACGATTACGTGAACTTTCCAACTTTAAACCTGTTGGTTTTAAAATTTGTATTGGTCGAAAAGATGAATTTATTGCTATTGTAAAAGCGATGTTACATACTAAAATTTATCCCGATTTCATCACTATAGATGGTGCTGAAGGCGGAACAGGTGCTGCACCTCTTGAATTTATCGATTATATGGGAATGGCGCTATCAGATGCGATTGTATTTGTAAACCAAACCTTAAAAGAATATGGTCTGCGTGACGAAATTAAAATTTTAGCTTCTGGAAAAATCATTTCGGCTTTTGATATTGCAAAAACACTGGCTTTAGGAGCTGATGCTTGTTACAGTGCGCGTGGAATGATGTTTGCTCTTGGATGCATTCAAGCCTTACAATGCGATAGCGGAAAATGTCCCGTAGGAATTGCGACGCAGGATAAATCGTTATACAAAGGATTAAATGTAACCGATAAAAGAGTCAGAGTAGCTAATTTTCATAAAAACACCTTAAAAGCCTTTGGTGAATTTATTGGAGCATGCGGATTTGAAGATCCAAAAGAAATAACACCTGACTTCTTATATAAAAGAGTTGAACACAATTCAAATCAAAATTTTACGGAGATATATTATCCCGAGAAGGAAAACAATAATATGCAATACATAAATTTAAACTGA
- a CDS encoding SatD family protein — translation MIVILTADIINSRKLSSKKWIDDLKALLLTFGKSPNDWEIYRGDEFQMEIKNPEDALFIAFQIKAFFKSINLDVRMSLGFGDKTYKTRKITESNGTAFIRSGETFETLKKQKLNLVLNTGNTAFDEELNLMLKLSLSFMDNWLQQSAEFVLIAIQNPTLSQEEIGVKLGINQAAVSRRQKRSNFELMMQVEHYFRKKVKTLEV, via the coding sequence ATGATTGTGATACTTACAGCAGATATAATCAACTCAAGAAAGCTTTCTTCCAAGAAATGGATAGATGATTTAAAAGCTTTATTACTCACTTTTGGGAAATCTCCAAATGATTGGGAAATTTATCGTGGTGATGAATTTCAGATGGAAATTAAAAATCCAGAAGATGCGTTATTCATAGCGTTTCAAATTAAAGCTTTTTTCAAATCCATTAATTTAGATGTACGAATGAGTTTAGGATTTGGAGACAAAACATATAAAACGAGAAAAATAACAGAAAGCAACGGAACAGCCTTTATTCGCTCAGGTGAAACATTTGAAACCTTAAAAAAGCAGAAACTAAATTTAGTATTAAATACAGGCAATACAGCATTTGATGAAGAGTTGAATTTAATGCTTAAATTAAGCTTGTCATTCATGGACAATTGGTTGCAGCAGTCGGCAGAATTTGTTTTAATTGCCATTCAAAACCCTACGCTTTCACAAGAAGAAATAGGTGTAAAACTAGGCATTAATCAAGCAGCAGTGAGCAGACGACAAAAACGTTCTAATTTTGAATTGATGATGCAAGTGGAACACTATTTTAGAAAAAAAGTTAAAACTCTTGAAGTATGA
- a CDS encoding quinone-dependent dihydroorotate dehydrogenase, translated as MYKLFIRPLLFCFDPEKVHYFTFSFIRFLNKIPGFSSLFQSLYEVKDARLEREVFGIKFKNPVGLAAGFDKDAKLYQELSNFGFGFIEIGTLTPVGQEGNPKKRLFRLKEDNAIINRMGFNNGGVKDAVERLKNNKGVLIGGNIGKNKVTPNEEAVKDYEICFEALFPYVDYFVVNVSSPNTPNLRELQDKKPLTELLQTLQDKNNAKPKQKPILLKIAPDLTDEQLLDIIDIVNETKIAGVIATNTTISREGLQSENKSEMGGLSGKPLTKRSTEVIRFLSEKSNKSFPIIGVGGIHTAEDAIEKLNAGASLVQLYTGFIYEGPALVKAINEKILENS; from the coding sequence ATGTACAAACTATTTATTCGTCCGTTACTTTTCTGTTTCGATCCAGAAAAAGTGCATTATTTTACCTTTTCATTCATTCGTTTTCTGAATAAAATTCCAGGTTTTTCAAGCTTATTTCAATCGCTTTACGAAGTAAAAGATGCCCGTTTAGAGCGAGAAGTTTTCGGAATTAAATTCAAAAATCCGGTTGGTTTAGCAGCTGGGTTTGATAAAGATGCAAAGTTATATCAAGAGTTGTCAAATTTCGGTTTCGGATTTATTGAAATTGGTACTTTAACGCCTGTTGGACAAGAAGGAAATCCAAAGAAACGTTTGTTCCGCTTAAAAGAAGATAATGCGATTATCAACCGAATGGGCTTCAATAATGGCGGTGTTAAAGATGCGGTAGAACGTTTGAAAAATAATAAAGGCGTTTTAATTGGTGGAAACATCGGAAAAAATAAAGTTACGCCAAACGAAGAAGCAGTGAAAGATTACGAAATCTGTTTTGAAGCTTTGTTTCCGTATGTAGATTATTTTGTGGTCAATGTGAGTTCGCCAAACACACCAAATCTTCGTGAATTGCAAGATAAAAAGCCTTTGACAGAATTATTGCAAACACTTCAAGATAAGAACAATGCAAAACCAAAACAAAAGCCAATTTTACTAAAAATCGCTCCCGATTTAACAGATGAACAACTTTTAGATATCATTGATATTGTAAACGAAACTAAAATTGCTGGCGTAATTGCTACGAATACTACGATTTCTCGCGAAGGTTTACAATCGGAAAACAAATCAGAAATGGGCGGTTTATCTGGAAAACCATTAACCAAACGTTCTACAGAAGTAATTCGTTTTCTTTCGGAAAAAAGTAATAAGTCGTTCCCAATTATTGGAGTAGGAGGAATTCATACCGCTGAAGATGCGATTGAAAAGTTGAATGCTGGTGCAAGTTTAGTGCAACTTTATACAGGATTTATTTATGAAGGACCAGCTTTAGTAAAAGCGATTAATGAAAAGATTTTAGAAAATAGCTAA
- a CDS encoding GreA/GreB family elongation factor, with protein MKPIPTFTLSDYKLLKKITKANLSATSAREIKLLNEELDRGTVIEDSVIENSFIRINSEVIIEDMGTKKQMKFQIVLPSQVNIKESKYSVLVPLSVAIIGFKANDQVDWELPAGNKTLKVIAVNNCN; from the coding sequence ATGAAACCAATACCAACATTCACATTGAGTGATTATAAACTGTTGAAAAAAATCACAAAAGCGAATCTTTCAGCTACAAGTGCCAGAGAAATAAAATTACTAAATGAAGAATTAGACCGTGGAACTGTAATTGAAGATTCAGTAATTGAAAATAGTTTTATTCGAATTAATTCTGAAGTAATAATTGAAGATATGGGCACAAAAAAACAAATGAAATTTCAAATTGTTTTACCGTCTCAGGTCAATATAAAAGAAAGTAAATATTCAGTTCTTGTTCCTTTAAGCGTTGCTATCATTGGTTTTAAAGCCAACGATCAAGTAGATTGGGAATTACCCGCTGGAAACAAAACATTAAAAGTTATTGCTGTAAACAACTGCAACTAA
- a CDS encoding hydroxymethylglutaryl-CoA lyase, whose product MNPIKIIECPRDAMQGIKPFIPTEKKVKYIQSLLRVGFDTLDFGSFVSPKAIPQMQDTVEVLAQLDLSATNSKLLAIIANTQGALNASIHNEIQYLGFPFSISENFQMRNTHKTIAESLVTLHEILEIADKSNKEVVTYISMGFGNPYGDAWNVEIVGEWTEKLANMGVKILSLSDTVGSSTPEVIDYLFSNLIPKYPNIEFGAHLHTTPDKWFEKIDAAYNAGCRRYDGAIQGFGGCPMAKDDLTGNMPTEKLLSYFTTKRENTNTSPMSFESAYNEATKLFGEFH is encoded by the coding sequence ATGAATCCAATCAAAATTATCGAGTGTCCACGCGATGCTATGCAAGGCATTAAACCTTTTATTCCTACAGAAAAAAAGGTAAAATACATTCAATCGTTATTGCGTGTAGGTTTTGATACTCTTGATTTTGGAAGTTTTGTTTCGCCAAAAGCTATTCCGCAAATGCAAGATACCGTTGAGGTGCTGGCACAATTGGATTTATCGGCAACAAATAGCAAATTATTAGCGATTATTGCCAATACACAAGGTGCTTTGAATGCTTCAATTCATAATGAAATTCAATATTTAGGATTTCCATTTTCGATTTCAGAAAACTTTCAAATGCGAAATACGCATAAAACTATTGCTGAAAGTCTGGTGACATTACATGAGATTTTAGAAATTGCGGATAAATCGAATAAAGAAGTGGTTACCTACATTTCAATGGGTTTTGGAAATCCGTATGGCGACGCATGGAATGTTGAAATTGTTGGCGAATGGACTGAAAAATTGGCGAATATGGGTGTGAAAATTCTATCGCTTTCCGATACCGTTGGAAGTTCGACTCCAGAAGTTATTGATTATTTGTTTTCTAATTTGATTCCGAAATACCCAAACATTGAATTTGGAGCACATTTACATACCACACCAGACAAATGGTTTGAAAAAATTGATGCGGCTTACAATGCAGGTTGTCGTCGTTATGATGGTGCCATTCAAGGTTTTGGTGGCTGTCCAATGGCAAAAGATGATTTAACTGGAAATATGCCTACAGAAAAATTATTGTCATATTTCACTACTAAAAGAGAAAATACGAATACTAGTCCAATGAGTTTTGAAAGTGCGTATAACGAAGCAACTAAATTATTTGGCGAGTTTCATTAA